A portion of the Carya illinoinensis cultivar Pawnee chromosome 11, C.illinoinensisPawnee_v1, whole genome shotgun sequence genome contains these proteins:
- the LOC122280942 gene encoding protein NUCLEAR FUSION DEFECTIVE 4-like isoform X2, giving the protein MVCFGLLSRVWCRLCHCGCVQLCIAIFVGTNGETYFNTAALVSCVQNFPKSRGPIVGILKGFAGLSGAILTQIYLMMNFPDQSSLIFMIAVGPSIVVLALMLILRPVGGHKQVRPSDGRSFLFTYSLCLILAVYLLGVLLLEDLIDLKQTVIVLLAVLLIILILLPVLIPVLMVFFSKSRPPAEESLLSETQKQESGNSEQDGNEVILSEVEDEKSPEVDLLPASERQKRIAHLQLKLFQAAAEGAVRIKRRKGPRRGEDFTLLQALKKADFLLIFFSLVLASGTGLTVIDNLGQICQSLGYTDSSIYVSMISIWNFLGRVGGGYFSELVVRKFAYPRPVTMAVAQVVMAIGLFYYTMGWPGQIYVVTVLIGLGYGAHWAIVPASASELFGLKSFGALYNFLTLASTAGSLIFSGVIASGIYDYYAEQQAAVSLQISAAMLAVPLQDDDSLTCEGSICYSITFGILSGLCIVATALSMIVVYRTKSVYTQLYGNSRS; this is encoded by the exons ATGGTTTGCTTTGGCTTGTTGTCGCGGGTATGGTGCCGTCTCTGCCATTGTGGGTG TGTGCAGTTGTGCATTGCTATATTTGTGGGAACAAATGGTGAAACCTACTTCAACACAGCTGCTCTAGTTTCTTGTGTGCAAAACTTCCCCAAAAGCCGGGGTCCCATTGTGGGGATATTGAAGGGATTTGCTGGACTGAGTGGTGCAATTTTGACTCAGATTTATCTTATGATGAATTTCCCTGATCAATCATCACTCATATTCATGATTGCAGTCGGGCCATCAATAGTTGTTTTGGCCCTGATGCTCATTCTTAGACCTGTGGGAGGTCACAAACAAGTTAGACCATCTGATGGTAGAAGCTTCTTATTTACGTATAGTCTTTGCCTCATTCTGGCTGTTTATTTGCTGGGAGTGTTGCTGCTTGAAGATCTGATCGACTTGAAGCAAACTGTTATCGTATTACTGGCAGTTCTcttaatcattttgattttgctTCCAGTTCTAATTCCTGTTCTAATGGTTTTCTTCTCAAAGTCAAGACCTCCAGCTGAAGAGAGCCTTCTCTCTGAGACACAGAAACAAGAATCAGGTAACTCTGAGCAGGATGGAAATGAGGTTATTCTTAGTGAGGTTGAGGATGAGAAGTCTCCAGAAGTGGACTTGCTTCCAGCATCAGAAAGGCAGAAACGAATTGCTCATCTGCAACTTAAACTGTTTCAAGCAGCTGCAGAAGGAGCCGTTAGAATTAAGCGGAGAAAAGGCCCACGTAGAGGAGAGGATTTCACCTTATTGCAGGCATTAAAAAAAGCAGATTTTTTGCTTATCTTCTTCTCCCTTGTACTGGCTTCTGGAACTGGTTTGACAGTTATTGATAACTTGGGTCAGATTTGTCAATCACTGGGATATACTGATTCAAGTATATACGTATCCATGATCAGCATTTGGAACTTTCTTGGCCGTGTTGGTGGTGGCTACTTCTCTGAGCTTGTTGTAAG AAAGTTTGCATATCCTAGACCAGTGACAATGGCTGTGGCTCAGGTTGTCATGGCAATTGGACTTTTCTACTATACCATGGGATGGCCTGGACAAATTTACGTTGTCACCGTGTTGATAGGGCTTGGCTATGGTGCCCACTGGGCAATTGTGCCAGCCTCAGCTTCTGAGCTATTTGGACTGAAGAGTTTCGGGGCATTGTATAACTTTCTTACACTTGCCAGTACAGCAGGTTCTCTAATATTCTCAGGTGTCATTGCTAGTGGTATATACGACTACTATGCAGAGCAGCAAGCTGCAGTCTCGCTGCAAATTTCTGCAGCCATGCTTGCAGTACCTCTTCAGGATGACGACTCACTTACTTGTGAGGGTTCCATATGCTATTCCATCACGTTTGGGATCTTGTCTGGACTTTGCATTGTTGCAACAGCCTTGAGTATGATTGTTGTTTATCGTACAAAGAGCGTTTATACCCAACTCTATGGAAACTCTCGCTCTTGA
- the LOC122280808 gene encoding mediator of RNA polymerase II transcription subunit 30-like isoform X2: MEEKTATAITNPKSTQELAMDGQKLLEETIESAFHILSSMNDELCNPALWSTTSSASSSSLSSTSNITSIANGPSQASNGIANGDAASSDTHHGESGGGSGGALEEARFRYKSSVNSLRAVLAAIPNSQKELASKNRYLKVLIDQLRDLITDISTWQSPCSI, translated from the exons ATGGAAGAGAAAACCGCGACTGCGATAACGAACCCAAAGTCCACGCAAGAGCTGGCAATGGATGGCCAGAAGCTTCTAGAAGAAACCATAGAGTCCGCCTTTCATATCCTCTCTTCCATGAACGACGAGCTCTGCAACCCCGCCTTATGGTCCACCActtcttctgcttcttcttcttctttatcatCTACTTCTAATATAACCTCAATTGCTAATGGTCCTTCGCAAGCCTCGAACGGTATCGCCAATGGCGACGCGGCCTCTTCCGATACGCATCACGGAGAGAGTGGTGGTGGTAGTGGAGGAGCGCTCGAAGAGGCTCGTTTTCGGTATAAGAGTTCTGTGAACTCGCTTCGTGCAGTTCTCGCCGCAATCCCCAACTCTCAGAAG GAACTTGCAAGCAAGAACAGGTATCTCAAGGTTCTCATAGATCAACTACGAGATCTTATTACTGACATATCCACATGGCAAAGTCCTTGTTCCATCTGA
- the LOC122280942 gene encoding protein NUCLEAR FUSION DEFECTIVE 4-like isoform X3, protein MYQFRGKFKTFINNRWLVFVCAMWIQSCAGVGYLFGSISPVIKSAMGYNQRQVAILGVVKDLGDSIGFVAGSLSEVLPIWVILLIGVVQNFVGYGLLWLVVAGMVPSLPLWVLCIAIFVGTNGETYFNTAALVSCVQNFPKSRGPIVGILKGFAGLSGAILTQIYLMMNFPDQSSLIFMIAVGPSIVVLALMLILRPVGGHKQVRPSDGRSFLFTYSLCLILAVYLLGVLLLEDLIDLKQTVIVLLAVLLIILILLPVLIPVLMVFFSKSRPPAEESLLSETQKQESGNSEQDGNEVILSEVEDEKSPEVDLLPASERQKRIAHLQLKLFQAAAEGAVRIKRRKGPRRGEDFTLLQALKKADFLLIFFSLVLASGTGLTVIDNLGQICQSLGYTDSSIYVSMISIWNFLGRVGGGYFSELVVRLSWQLDFSTIPWDGLDKFTLSPC, encoded by the exons ATGTATCAATTTCGTGGCAAATTCAAGACTTTCATCAACAACAGATGGCTGGTGTTTGTGTGTGCAATGTGGATTCAATCCTGTGCAGGGGTTGGGTACTTGTTTGGGAGCATATCGCCAGTGATAAAGAGCGCCATGGGTTACAACCAGAGGCAGGTGGCCATACTGGGTGTGGTCAAAGATTTGGGTGATAGTATTGGGTTTGTGGCGGGAAGCTTGTCCGAGGTCTTGCCCATCTGGGTGATTTTGCTCATTGGGGTGGTGCAGAACTTTGTTGGGTATGGTTTGCTTTGGCTTGTTGTCGCGGGTATGGTGCCGTCTCTGCCATTGTGGGTG TTGTGCATTGCTATATTTGTGGGAACAAATGGTGAAACCTACTTCAACACAGCTGCTCTAGTTTCTTGTGTGCAAAACTTCCCCAAAAGCCGGGGTCCCATTGTGGGGATATTGAAGGGATTTGCTGGACTGAGTGGTGCAATTTTGACTCAGATTTATCTTATGATGAATTTCCCTGATCAATCATCACTCATATTCATGATTGCAGTCGGGCCATCAATAGTTGTTTTGGCCCTGATGCTCATTCTTAGACCTGTGGGAGGTCACAAACAAGTTAGACCATCTGATGGTAGAAGCTTCTTATTTACGTATAGTCTTTGCCTCATTCTGGCTGTTTATTTGCTGGGAGTGTTGCTGCTTGAAGATCTGATCGACTTGAAGCAAACTGTTATCGTATTACTGGCAGTTCTcttaatcattttgattttgctTCCAGTTCTAATTCCTGTTCTAATGGTTTTCTTCTCAAAGTCAAGACCTCCAGCTGAAGAGAGCCTTCTCTCTGAGACACAGAAACAAGAATCAGGTAACTCTGAGCAGGATGGAAATGAGGTTATTCTTAGTGAGGTTGAGGATGAGAAGTCTCCAGAAGTGGACTTGCTTCCAGCATCAGAAAGGCAGAAACGAATTGCTCATCTGCAACTTAAACTGTTTCAAGCAGCTGCAGAAGGAGCCGTTAGAATTAAGCGGAGAAAAGGCCCACGTAGAGGAGAGGATTTCACCTTATTGCAGGCATTAAAAAAAGCAGATTTTTTGCTTATCTTCTTCTCCCTTGTACTGGCTTCTGGAACTGGTTTGACAGTTATTGATAACTTGGGTCAGATTTGTCAATCACTGGGATATACTGATTCAAGTATATACGTATCCATGATCAGCATTTGGAACTTTCTTGGCCGTGTTGGTGGTGGCTACTTCTCTGAGCTTGTTGTAAG GTTGTCATGGCAATTGGACTTTTCTACTATACCATGGGATGGCCTGGACAAATTTACGTTGTCACCGTGTTGA
- the LOC122280808 gene encoding mediator of RNA polymerase II transcription subunit 30-like isoform X1 — MEEKTATAITNPKSTQELAMDGQKLLEETIESAFHILSSMNDELCNPALWSTTSSASSSSLSSTSNITSIANGPSQASNGIANGDAASSDTHHGESGGGSGGALEEARFRYKSSVNSLRAVLAAIPNSQKAKTFELGSTPSGPLSPAGQDEIEKLEERASGLRKELASKNRYLKVLIDQLRDLITDISTWQSPCSI, encoded by the exons ATGGAAGAGAAAACCGCGACTGCGATAACGAACCCAAAGTCCACGCAAGAGCTGGCAATGGATGGCCAGAAGCTTCTAGAAGAAACCATAGAGTCCGCCTTTCATATCCTCTCTTCCATGAACGACGAGCTCTGCAACCCCGCCTTATGGTCCACCActtcttctgcttcttcttcttctttatcatCTACTTCTAATATAACCTCAATTGCTAATGGTCCTTCGCAAGCCTCGAACGGTATCGCCAATGGCGACGCGGCCTCTTCCGATACGCATCACGGAGAGAGTGGTGGTGGTAGTGGAGGAGCGCTCGAAGAGGCTCGTTTTCGGTATAAGAGTTCTGTGAACTCGCTTCGTGCAGTTCTCGCCGCAATCCCCAACTCTCAGAAG GCGAAAACATTTGAATTGGGTTCAACTCCAAGTGGTCCGCTATCCCCAGCAGGTCAGGATGAGATTGAGAAGTTAGAAGAGCGAGCCTCTGGTTTAAGAAAG GAACTTGCAAGCAAGAACAGGTATCTCAAGGTTCTCATAGATCAACTACGAGATCTTATTACTGACATATCCACATGGCAAAGTCCTTGTTCCATCTGA
- the LOC122280942 gene encoding protein NUCLEAR FUSION DEFECTIVE 4-like isoform X1 produces MYQFRGKFKTFINNRWLVFVCAMWIQSCAGVGYLFGSISPVIKSAMGYNQRQVAILGVVKDLGDSIGFVAGSLSEVLPIWVILLIGVVQNFVGYGLLWLVVAGMVPSLPLWVLCIAIFVGTNGETYFNTAALVSCVQNFPKSRGPIVGILKGFAGLSGAILTQIYLMMNFPDQSSLIFMIAVGPSIVVLALMLILRPVGGHKQVRPSDGRSFLFTYSLCLILAVYLLGVLLLEDLIDLKQTVIVLLAVLLIILILLPVLIPVLMVFFSKSRPPAEESLLSETQKQESGNSEQDGNEVILSEVEDEKSPEVDLLPASERQKRIAHLQLKLFQAAAEGAVRIKRRKGPRRGEDFTLLQALKKADFLLIFFSLVLASGTGLTVIDNLGQICQSLGYTDSSIYVSMISIWNFLGRVGGGYFSELVVRKFAYPRPVTMAVAQVVMAIGLFYYTMGWPGQIYVVTVLIGLGYGAHWAIVPASASELFGLKSFGALYNFLTLASTAGSLIFSGVIASGIYDYYAEQQAAVSLQISAAMLAVPLQDDDSLTCEGSICYSITFGILSGLCIVATALSMIVVYRTKSVYTQLYGNSRS; encoded by the exons ATGTATCAATTTCGTGGCAAATTCAAGACTTTCATCAACAACAGATGGCTGGTGTTTGTGTGTGCAATGTGGATTCAATCCTGTGCAGGGGTTGGGTACTTGTTTGGGAGCATATCGCCAGTGATAAAGAGCGCCATGGGTTACAACCAGAGGCAGGTGGCCATACTGGGTGTGGTCAAAGATTTGGGTGATAGTATTGGGTTTGTGGCGGGAAGCTTGTCCGAGGTCTTGCCCATCTGGGTGATTTTGCTCATTGGGGTGGTGCAGAACTTTGTTGGGTATGGTTTGCTTTGGCTTGTTGTCGCGGGTATGGTGCCGTCTCTGCCATTGTGGGTG TTGTGCATTGCTATATTTGTGGGAACAAATGGTGAAACCTACTTCAACACAGCTGCTCTAGTTTCTTGTGTGCAAAACTTCCCCAAAAGCCGGGGTCCCATTGTGGGGATATTGAAGGGATTTGCTGGACTGAGTGGTGCAATTTTGACTCAGATTTATCTTATGATGAATTTCCCTGATCAATCATCACTCATATTCATGATTGCAGTCGGGCCATCAATAGTTGTTTTGGCCCTGATGCTCATTCTTAGACCTGTGGGAGGTCACAAACAAGTTAGACCATCTGATGGTAGAAGCTTCTTATTTACGTATAGTCTTTGCCTCATTCTGGCTGTTTATTTGCTGGGAGTGTTGCTGCTTGAAGATCTGATCGACTTGAAGCAAACTGTTATCGTATTACTGGCAGTTCTcttaatcattttgattttgctTCCAGTTCTAATTCCTGTTCTAATGGTTTTCTTCTCAAAGTCAAGACCTCCAGCTGAAGAGAGCCTTCTCTCTGAGACACAGAAACAAGAATCAGGTAACTCTGAGCAGGATGGAAATGAGGTTATTCTTAGTGAGGTTGAGGATGAGAAGTCTCCAGAAGTGGACTTGCTTCCAGCATCAGAAAGGCAGAAACGAATTGCTCATCTGCAACTTAAACTGTTTCAAGCAGCTGCAGAAGGAGCCGTTAGAATTAAGCGGAGAAAAGGCCCACGTAGAGGAGAGGATTTCACCTTATTGCAGGCATTAAAAAAAGCAGATTTTTTGCTTATCTTCTTCTCCCTTGTACTGGCTTCTGGAACTGGTTTGACAGTTATTGATAACTTGGGTCAGATTTGTCAATCACTGGGATATACTGATTCAAGTATATACGTATCCATGATCAGCATTTGGAACTTTCTTGGCCGTGTTGGTGGTGGCTACTTCTCTGAGCTTGTTGTAAG AAAGTTTGCATATCCTAGACCAGTGACAATGGCTGTGGCTCAGGTTGTCATGGCAATTGGACTTTTCTACTATACCATGGGATGGCCTGGACAAATTTACGTTGTCACCGTGTTGATAGGGCTTGGCTATGGTGCCCACTGGGCAATTGTGCCAGCCTCAGCTTCTGAGCTATTTGGACTGAAGAGTTTCGGGGCATTGTATAACTTTCTTACACTTGCCAGTACAGCAGGTTCTCTAATATTCTCAGGTGTCATTGCTAGTGGTATATACGACTACTATGCAGAGCAGCAAGCTGCAGTCTCGCTGCAAATTTCTGCAGCCATGCTTGCAGTACCTCTTCAGGATGACGACTCACTTACTTGTGAGGGTTCCATATGCTATTCCATCACGTTTGGGATCTTGTCTGGACTTTGCATTGTTGCAACAGCCTTGAGTATGATTGTTGTTTATCGTACAAAGAGCGTTTATACCCAACTCTATGGAAACTCTCGCTCTTGA